The following is a genomic window from Strix uralensis isolate ZFMK-TIS-50842 chromosome 3, bStrUra1, whole genome shotgun sequence.
agaagctatagAAAGCTTGACCATTAATATGTTAGTTGTCATATTATTCAATAAAATTTTTCTGATTTGTGGTTAGAGTAAGCACGATTTGCTTGTTTTTTAGCTTTTTAATTCCAGATTATTATCTGGACATCAGAGTAACATCACTACTGCCGAGGGGGGGGTGGGTGATAATATTTTGAGATGCTGAATTATTTCTTCACATAAATGCTCCTCAAGAGAAAATAACAGAAGCCTCTTCACCAGACTAGAAGTGACACCCACAGCACAAGCCCACCAGGACAGTACACTGATCATTCCCCAGGGCAGGCGCTCGGGTTGGGAGTCCTGATCCTCACCTCTTCTGTAGCATCTTTATTTCTCCTGAATTCCTCCCTGGCCCAGTCCTTCAGATAGTGACGATCTGCTTCAGCAGGGACATCGCGAATAGCCCGCAGGATCTTCCTGTATAACTGAAGAACCTGCTGTCGCCTCAGGAACTGGGAAGGAGAGAGCCAAGTCCATCCGCTGTCCCAGGACACTCCACCGAGAGCTGTGCTCTCGCAGCTTTGTTTGCTTTGAGGGACATTTAAACGAACCCCAAGTTCCCCGTCGCTTTTCCTAAAAGATGCAGTATTGCCGTGGATCCCTGCCCAAGACATCTACACTTCACACGCGGGAACAAACACACCGCGTGCGGGGCGCGTTCTGCTGCCCAAGGCTAGCTGTGCACACAGAAAGCAGCGTGCCAAGGGCGAGTGACCAGCCCACCCTCACGGCCACCCCGGAGGACCGCCCGCCGCGGCCCACCGCGCAGCTCCCGCCGACCGGCCGCTCCCCTCCGCCATTTGCCACCAAGGCCGGGGCGCCCTGTCGGGACCGCGGCTGCCGGGGGGCGGCAGCAGCCCGGAGGAGAGCGCGGCCCCCgcagcccgccgccccggcacGGCGGGGTCCCCCGCGGGGTCAGCGGCGCCACCCCCCGCGCCGGGCGGGCGAGAGGAGGCCTCACCGCCCGCTCGTACCTGCTTCAGGGAGAGCGCtcccggcgggaggcggcgggcggccaTAACGCGCAGctccgcccctcccgccgccgccgccgagccctccccgggccgggggcgggggagaACGGACGACACCGGCGGCCATTTCCTGGGCCTTTGGCTGGGACCGCAAGAGCCCGCGATGAGGGGCCCCTCATTCCCGGCAGCtagagctggcagagctgggcggGGGACAACACCCCCAAACACACAGGGAGGCTGGTCGGCGCCGGGCTCGCTCGGCCCTTGAGGCagccgcctcccctccccgctgccagcaAACCGAGAAGCCGTGGGGGCCCGGCCCCCAGAGCAACCGCGGAGCTAAACCCG
Proteins encoded in this region:
- the LYRM2 gene encoding LYR motif-containing protein 2; translated protein: MAARRLPPGALSLKQFLRRQQVLQLYRKILRAIRDVPAEADRHYLKDWAREEFRRNKDATEEDAIRMMITQGNMQLQELQRTIKLAKS